One stretch of Paramormyrops kingsleyae isolate MSU_618 chromosome 4, PKINGS_0.4, whole genome shotgun sequence DNA includes these proteins:
- the c4h7orf25 gene encoding UPF0415 protein C7orf25 homolog: protein MAADSMLKDRIQVAQELLERVEQLCSRQTREIEGRAKLCSKLRAELRFLQKVEDGKVQIKESHLHSTNLTHLKAIVESAESLEDIVSVLHVFTYEGAAGQRQTLVVDVVANGGHTWVKAIGRKAEALHNIWQGRGQYGDKSVVRQGEEFVQASHQQPVQYSNPHIIFAFYNGVSSPMADRLAEMGISVKGDIVAVNQVPGVEGGGGEGEDDENEDRGSPPREEEYKDWIEEDEYEEDEEAGAFHTRVDRDTIVASVAFPTEVKVDVCKRVNLDITTLITYVSSLSHGRCHFTFKEQVLTEQAAQERQEKVLPKLEEFMQDKELFACQSAVHDFQVILDTLGGPGERKRAEQLLARLQVVPDKPSERTLRLVTSSKVNRRSLTIFGTGDSLQAITMTANSGFVRAAANQGVRYSVFIHQPRALTEGKEWRASPI, encoded by the coding sequence ATGGCGGCAGACTCCATGCTAAAGGATCGGATACAGGTGGCCCAGGAGCTGCTAGAGCGGGTCGAGCAGCTCTGCAGCCGGCAGACGCGGGAGATCGAGGGCCGGGCGAAGCTCTGTAGCAAGTTGCGAGCCGAGCTCAGGTTCCTGCAGAAGGTAGAAGATGGTAAAGTGCAGATCAAGGAGTCACATCTGCATAGCACCAACCTCACCCACCTGAAGGCGATCGTGGAGTCAGCAGAGAGCCTGGAGGATATAGTGAGTGTGCTGCATGTCTTTACTTATGAGGGTGCCGCTGGCCAGAGGCAAACGTTGGTGGTAGATGTGGTGGCCAATGGTGGGCACACCTGGGTGAAGGCAATCGGACGTAAGGCAGAGGCTCTCCACAACATCTGGCAGGGTCGCGGCCAGTATGGAGACAAGAGCGTGGTGCGGCAGGGAGAGGAATTTGTGCAGGCCAGCCATCAGCAGCCTGTGCAGTACAGCAACCCACACATCATCTTCGCCTTCTACAATGGGGTATCCAGCCCCATGGCTGACCGGCTGGCTGAGATGGGCATCTCCGTGAAGGGAGACATCGTGGCTGTAAACCAAGTACCTGGAgtggaagggggtgggggtgagggtgaGGATGATGAAAATGAGGACAGAGGCAGCCCTCCCAGGGAGGAAGAGTACAAAGACTGGATTGAGGAGGATGAATATGAGGAAGATGAAGAAGCAGGTGCCTTCCATACCAGGGTGGACAGGGACACCATTGTTGCCAGTGTGGCATTCCCAACGGAGGTGAAGGTGGACGTGTGTAAGAGGGTCAACCTGGACATCACCACACTGATCACCTATGTGTCTTCCCTAAGCCATGGCAGGTGCCACTTTACCTTCAAGGAGCAAGTGCTGACAGAGCAGGCTGCCCAGGAGCGCCAAGAGAAAGTGCTTCCCAAGCTGGAGGAGTTCATGCAGGACAAGGAGCTGTTCGCCTGCCAGTCAGCTGTGCATGACTTTCAGGTCATTCTGGACACATTGGGGGGGCCTGGGGAGCGGAAGCGGGCGGAGCAGCTGCTGGCCCGCCTGCAGGTGGTGCCGGACAAGCCGTCCGAACGCACCTTGCGGCTAGTAACCAGCTCCAAGGTCAATCGTCGCTCTCTCACGATCTTTGGAACTGGAGATTCCTTGCAGGCAATCACCATGACTGCTAACAGCGGCTTCGTCCGGGCAGCTGCCAACCAGGGTGTCCGTTACAGCGTCTTCATCCACCAGCCCCGTGCCCTCACTGAGGGCAAGGAGTGGAGGGCCAGCCCAATCTAA